In Pseudobacter ginsenosidimutans, the following are encoded in one genomic region:
- a CDS encoding ABC transporter permease subunit has protein sequence MKMIFKIAKTELRNLFYSPVAWFLCIAFLVQCAFFFINAMEPIAKFQDLMEKYSGGQFKNFQGSITRGVFLNDMGIFVNSLQNLYLFVPLLTMGIISREITNGTIRLLYSSPVRSRDIVLGKYLAVIAFNAILVLVIALFVCIGIAGIKNAEFAMLWSAILGFFLLVCTYTAIGMFMSSLTTYQIISALGTFMLLFLLGYVGQLWQEHDFIRDLTYFLSIRGRTANMLQGLITTNDVIYFLVIISMFVAFTYLKVQGARELKPWWIKTMKYTAVVACGLLIGYFASRPVLIGYWDTTKDKVNTLHYKTQKVVKELGDDPVEVTMYCNFFGGGMDYGLPQGRNNYLAALWSKYIRFKPEFKFNYVYYYDVMDGDSMLYKSFPGKNIHEIAELTADARNINYELFMKPDEIRKIIDLSPEGKRLVMKLDYKGKSTFIRTYDDPRVWPDEPEVAAAFKRLMLPEMPQLLYSTGHYERSVVKMGEREYGSQTIAKGSRISLVNNGFDIDTIAIDQKDIPNNTATLVLADPKTKLSDTVQQRIASYISKGGNMLITAEPEKVDLINPVLRQLGVEMMGGKLVQLSKDNTPDFVASYFTWPGANMADMVSTYMKKRDGDTMGLLTPGASLLHWSDTSSFTIEPIMVTFKDKTWWKAGKLVIDSATPVFNPGEGDYKVDSFVTGLKLSRKINGKEQRIVVTSDADWLSALRIKADPFQGVYSWLNYNEFPLFVWWPMPDDAKLEFTHPKVLVFKMALLYALPAILLIGGTVLLIRRKRQ, from the coding sequence ATGAAGATGATTTTTAAAATAGCAAAAACAGAGCTCCGCAACCTTTTTTATTCTCCGGTTGCCTGGTTTCTCTGCATAGCATTCCTTGTGCAGTGTGCTTTCTTTTTCATCAATGCAATGGAACCGATTGCCAAATTCCAGGATTTGATGGAAAAATATTCAGGAGGACAATTCAAAAATTTTCAGGGATCCATTACCCGTGGAGTTTTTCTGAATGATATGGGCATCTTTGTGAACTCACTGCAGAACCTTTATCTGTTTGTTCCATTGCTTACGATGGGTATCATCAGCCGTGAGATCACCAATGGAACTATCAGGTTATTGTATTCCTCTCCTGTAAGATCGAGGGACATAGTATTAGGAAAATATCTCGCCGTCATTGCATTCAATGCAATTCTGGTACTGGTGATAGCATTATTTGTATGTATCGGAATTGCAGGTATCAAAAATGCAGAGTTCGCGATGTTATGGTCTGCCATTCTCGGATTCTTCCTGCTGGTTTGTACTTATACTGCAATCGGTATGTTCATGTCGTCACTCACTACCTATCAGATCATTTCGGCATTGGGTACATTCATGTTACTCTTCTTATTGGGTTATGTGGGTCAGCTCTGGCAGGAGCATGATTTTATTCGCGACCTCACTTATTTTCTTTCTATAAGGGGAAGAACAGCCAATATGTTGCAGGGGCTCATTACTACCAATGATGTGATTTACTTTTTGGTGATCATTTCGATGTTTGTTGCCTTCACTTACCTGAAAGTACAGGGAGCGAGAGAGCTCAAACCCTGGTGGATTAAAACGATGAAGTATACTGCAGTGGTGGCATGCGGACTGTTGATCGGATACTTTGCATCACGCCCTGTATTGATCGGTTACTGGGATACAACCAAAGACAAAGTGAATACACTTCATTATAAAACACAAAAAGTAGTGAAGGAACTTGGTGATGATCCGGTGGAAGTAACTATGTATTGCAATTTCTTCGGAGGTGGCATGGACTATGGTTTGCCACAGGGCCGAAACAATTACCTGGCGGCGCTTTGGTCTAAGTACATACGTTTCAAACCGGAGTTCAAATTCAACTATGTATATTATTATGATGTGATGGACGGAGATAGCATGCTGTACAAAAGCTTTCCCGGTAAGAACATTCATGAAATTGCAGAGCTGACGGCCGATGCCAGGAATATAAATTATGAATTGTTCATGAAACCTGATGAGATCCGCAAAATCATTGATCTGTCTCCGGAAGGAAAGCGGCTGGTGATGAAGCTGGATTACAAAGGAAAATCTACATTTATCCGCACCTATGATGATCCGAGAGTATGGCCTGATGAACCCGAGGTAGCAGCAGCATTCAAAAGACTGATGTTGCCTGAAATGCCGCAACTGCTGTATTCCACAGGCCACTACGAACGCTCTGTGGTAAAGATGGGGGAGCGTGAATATGGTTCGCAAACAATTGCCAAAGGTTCAAGGATCTCTCTTGTCAACAACGGATTTGATATCGATACCATCGCTATCGATCAAAAAGATATACCCAATAACACAGCAACACTTGTACTGGCCGATCCTAAAACAAAACTCAGCGATACGGTTCAGCAAAGGATTGCCAGCTACATAAGCAAGGGTGGTAATATGCTGATCACCGCAGAGCCAGAGAAGGTTGATCTCATCAATCCTGTTCTTCGTCAGCTCGGCGTGGAGATGATGGGTGGCAAACTGGTGCAACTTTCCAAAGACAATACCCCTGATTTTGTAGCCAGCTACTTTACCTGGCCCGGTGCAAACATGGCGGACATGGTCTCCACCTACATGAAAAAGCGCGATGGCGATACAATGGGACTGTTGACGCCAGGTGCTTCCCTGCTGCATTGGTCAGATACCAGTTCCTTTACCATCGAACCGATCATGGTCACTTTTAAAGACAAGACATGGTGGAAAGCTGGAAAACTGGTGATCGATTCTGCAACACCTGTATTCAATCCTGGCGAAGGCGATTACAAGGTTGATTCATTTGTAACAGGATTGAAATTAAGCCGCAAGATCAATGGCAAGGAACAACGCATTGTTGTGACGAGTGATGCAGACTGGCTTAGCGCATTACGTATTAAAGCAGATCCTTTCCAGGGAGTCTACAGCTGGCTCAACTACAATGAATTTCCCCTGTTCGTGTGGTGGCCAATGCCCGACGATGCGAAACTGGAATTCACCCATCCGAAAGTGCTGGTATTTAAAATGGCCCTGCTTTATGCATTGCCTGCCATACTGTTGATTGGTGGCACTGTATTGCTGATCCGCCGCAAAAGGCAATAA
- a CDS encoding ABC transporter ATP-binding protein: MNTILKIEGLSHKYSSSWAVRDINLEINQTGVVGLLGSNGAGKSTMMNILCGVLNQTEGNVFINGIDLRKHPLEAKQYIGFLPQQPPVHMDLTVDEYLSFTAELRKIPENKIKAAVGEAKEKCGIAHFSTRLIRNLSGGYRQRVGIAQAIIHKPKLVVMDEPTTGLDPNQLIEARKLIREIASEHTVLLSSHILSEIHLLCREIIMIESGRIIFSDTMDAFNNYAQPQSILLHLENMPAIADILNVKGATRAELLSDKQVRVYFDEDPGFSERLANACVTNGWRLRELNLDKTHLDDIFKQLSTQSHQ; encoded by the coding sequence ATGAATACCATTCTTAAAATTGAAGGGCTGTCGCACAAATACAGCAGCTCCTGGGCGGTCCGTGACATAAATCTCGAGATCAACCAAACGGGAGTAGTGGGATTGCTTGGCTCCAATGGCGCCGGTAAGTCAACCATGATGAATATCCTCTGTGGGGTGTTGAACCAAACTGAAGGCAATGTATTCATAAATGGTATCGATCTCCGGAAGCATCCTCTTGAAGCAAAACAATACATTGGTTTTCTGCCCCAGCAACCACCGGTGCATATGGATCTTACTGTGGATGAATACCTCAGCTTTACAGCAGAGCTTCGCAAAATACCAGAGAATAAGATCAAAGCAGCAGTTGGTGAAGCAAAAGAGAAATGTGGTATTGCACATTTCAGCACGAGACTGATCCGCAACCTTTCTGGTGGCTATCGTCAAAGGGTTGGTATTGCGCAGGCCATCATTCATAAACCCAAACTGGTAGTGATGGACGAACCCACTACCGGCCTCGATCCCAACCAGCTGATTGAAGCGCGCAAACTGATCAGAGAAATTGCTTCGGAGCATACAGTGTTACTGTCTTCACATATCCTTTCAGAGATTCACCTGCTTTGTCGCGAGATCATCATGATTGAATCAGGCCGTATCATTTTCTCCGATACCATGGATGCGTTTAACAACTATGCACAACCGCAAAGTATACTGCTTCACCTGGAGAATATGCCGGCAATTGCCGATATCCTCAACGTGAAAGGCGCTACCAGGGCTGAATTACTCAGCGATAAACAGGTACGGGTATACTTTGATGAAGACCCCGGGTTTTCAGAGAGACTTGCAAATGCATGTGTAACCAATGGATGGCGCCTGCGTGAACTGAACCTGGACAAAACACATCTCGACGATATTTTCAAGCAATTATCCACTCAATCCCACCAATAA
- a CDS encoding DUF4397 domain-containing protein gives MFTYNNSRVAILFLLCITFFSCKKEEKLPGTASLTVVNMVRGAQTMVANFGGTAPLTYYATAPFLYYNTFTYYQNRFNSVSGTQNIGFFCLPDTTDKSKPVLLCNIDLPVASINSLFLIGTLEQPDNLFIRDEVPFIPLTDSSGGFRFVNVLANSGPVSINIKDQAPGSLISSLAYKGVSDFIKLPVKPGVTGYVFEFRDAGTGSLIFSYTTPYMDVYQPGETNFWMWRCNTMALSGDRNGTGANASAVVRVYNF, from the coding sequence ATGTTCACATATAATAATTCACGTGTTGCCATTCTGTTTTTGCTGTGCATCACATTCTTCTCCTGTAAGAAAGAGGAGAAACTGCCTGGTACCGCCTCTCTCACTGTTGTGAATATGGTACGGGGAGCACAAACCATGGTGGCCAATTTCGGCGGCACAGCACCGCTCACATACTATGCTACTGCGCCCTTTCTGTATTACAACACATTCACTTATTATCAGAACAGGTTCAACTCCGTTAGTGGCACGCAGAATATTGGTTTCTTCTGCCTGCCGGACACTACTGATAAAAGCAAGCCGGTACTGCTCTGCAACATTGACCTGCCGGTGGCTTCCATCAATTCATTGTTTCTGATCGGTACCCTGGAACAACCTGATAATCTTTTTATCAGGGATGAAGTGCCGTTTATTCCACTTACAGACAGCAGCGGCGGTTTCCGCTTTGTGAATGTGCTGGCTAACAGTGGTCCCGTGAGTATCAATATCAAAGACCAGGCACCGGGCTCGCTCATCTCTTCTCTTGCTTATAAAGGAGTTTCGGACTTTATCAAACTTCCTGTAAAGCCCGGCGTCACCGGTTATGTATTCGAATTCCGTGATGCCGGTACAGGCTCCCTGATCTTCTCTTACACCACGCCATACATGGATGTATACCAACCCGGCGAAACCAACTTCTGGATGTGGAGATGCAATACAATGGCGCTATCCGGCGACAGGAATGGCACAGGCGCGAATGCATCTGCCGTGGTACGGGTCTATAATTTCTAA
- a CDS encoding RagB/SusD family nutrient uptake outer membrane protein has product MRYLHIITKTLLPACILVTISTSCKKMLEIDPPLDTISTVQIFSSDKHAEGALTGIYSRMINGEGMSMFINTPYKAFAGGLSTLLGGMSSDEMTQVSGITSAREIEQNKLMIITSTGTAELWSSAYKIIYAANAVIEGIAASTSKDLRDSTRKQITGEAKFIRAFSFFYLTNFFGDVPLVLTVDFNKTWQMARTPQRQVYDQIIADLKDAQAVLPTDYSVGNGERIRPNKWAATALLARVYLFTRDYDNAMKAATEVINQNSIFQLEPDLNNVFLYQSREAIWQLKQTQENSTLRNATPEAYCMLPIIPYKGPAGARITAVLRNAFEGGDKRYDVWLDSTNNSTNPSIPDVLSWYPSKYKIGQSNAVMGMPGEYYMALRLAEQYLIRAEANALGASGGAAAAIDDLNMIRHRAGIDDLPETLNGDALKAAIAKERQTELFAEWGHRWFDLKRTGKASEVLSQIGNKQPWEGDYQLLYPIPPNEIQNNSKLIQNIGYR; this is encoded by the coding sequence ATGCGCTACTTACACATAATCACCAAAACACTGCTGCCGGCCTGCATCCTGGTAACGATCAGTACTTCCTGTAAAAAGATGCTGGAAATAGATCCTCCACTGGATACCATCTCCACCGTTCAGATCTTCAGTTCGGATAAACATGCGGAAGGAGCCCTCACGGGTATCTATTCAAGGATGATCAATGGAGAAGGCATGTCAATGTTCATTAACACTCCTTATAAAGCATTTGCCGGCGGCCTTTCAACACTGCTTGGAGGAATGAGTTCCGATGAAATGACCCAGGTGTCTGGAATTACTTCTGCAAGGGAAATAGAACAGAACAAGTTAATGATCATAACCAGCACTGGTACTGCTGAACTCTGGAGCAGCGCTTATAAAATTATCTATGCAGCTAATGCTGTAATAGAAGGAATAGCTGCTTCCACATCCAAAGACCTGCGCGATAGTACACGTAAGCAAATTACAGGAGAAGCAAAGTTCATTCGTGCCTTCAGCTTTTTCTATCTCACCAACTTCTTTGGAGACGTGCCATTGGTGCTCACTGTTGATTTCAATAAAACATGGCAGATGGCACGTACACCTCAACGCCAGGTATACGATCAGATCATTGCAGACCTGAAAGATGCTCAGGCAGTACTGCCCACTGATTATTCTGTTGGTAATGGTGAAAGAATAAGACCCAACAAATGGGCCGCTACTGCATTGCTTGCCAGGGTCTATTTATTTACCCGCGATTATGATAACGCGATGAAAGCAGCAACGGAGGTGATTAATCAGAACAGTATTTTTCAACTCGAACCTGATCTCAATAACGTTTTCCTCTATCAAAGCAGGGAAGCTATCTGGCAGTTGAAACAAACACAGGAAAATTCCACGCTCAGAAATGCCACGCCTGAAGCATATTGTATGCTCCCGATCATTCCATACAAAGGACCAGCAGGTGCACGCATTACAGCTGTATTGAGAAATGCATTTGAAGGTGGAGACAAAAGATATGATGTATGGCTCGATAGTACAAACAATTCAACCAATCCTTCCATTCCTGATGTGTTAAGCTGGTACCCGTCGAAATATAAAATTGGTCAGAGTAATGCTGTGATGGGAATGCCCGGCGAATATTATATGGCACTCCGTCTGGCCGAACAATATTTGATCAGGGCCGAAGCCAATGCACTCGGTGCATCCGGTGGTGCAGCTGCTGCAATTGATGATCTCAATATGATCCGGCACAGGGCTGGCATCGATGATCTGCCGGAAACACTTAACGGAGATGCTCTTAAAGCCGCCATTGCCAAAGAACGACAAACAGAATTATTTGCAGAATGGGGCCATCGCTGGTTCGATCTCAAACGAACAGGAAAAGCCTCAGAAGTATTATCGCAGATCGGAAACAAACAACCCTGGGAAGGCGATTATCAACTGCTGTACCCCATTCCACCCAATGAGATCCAGAACAACAGTAAACTGATCCAGAATATCGGTTACAGGTAA
- a CDS encoding SusC/RagA family TonB-linked outer membrane protein codes for MLNLNSWPAVTSKKYLPLEKRRRFSVLLTVLLLVLFQIPLTVSAQKITYSGKKVPLQKLFKEIKKQTSYVVVFNPKILDSSITATVNVKDQPLEEFMRTILNNTPLVYSIVGTTIVVAKKQATSGTGNADGGAMFVVAPRDITGNVYDSKSNQPLAFVSILVAGASRGTQTNERGAFTLRKVEETDKITFTFIGYESMTLLAKDLESSISVRMKLATNELDQAVVKAYGVTSKRLNTGSIARVTAEEIERQPVMNPLLALQGRVPGLVMTPTSGNSSSPVKIEIRGRNSIDPLQLTDPLYVIDGIPINQVNLQGAVQDGVSYGVEQAGAAYLKGQSPLFAINPRDIESIEILKDADATAIYGSRAANGVILVNTKKGRPGKTKLDLSYTDGLVMPARHVKMLSTPEYLAIRREAFKNDGIYNPSLEAAPDLLLWDSTRQTDWQKQVLGTGRSSLASVTLSGGDTRNTFRLNASYDKVVDLMATSGSTQRGAFAFNFRHRSPDEKLTVEAILNYGTTKVDAVTYTSNIYNLPPNAPPIYKEDGKLNFDGWRIGYGVMQKFAFGYLLQPIISKTNQFSGNINITYELLPGLTVGTRASINNSLNNNQRLVPSTSLDPLGYAMPEAMFGTTKGTNMVLDPQITYNTMIGRGRLTAQLMGNYQYSTMRGLTNWGMGYTNDNMLNTINNAPIKITVENFGENKFVSLRTLLNYNWDNKYIINLSAARDGSSRFAPGKQFGQFGSVGLGWISSDEPWMRNLLPEWFSFLKFNGSYGITGSDLGQDYRYLSRWSVTDPAEYQMPVWAYGGIQSYLPIQAVNDQYHWQSNKQINLATTMGFWKDRLTVNVEYYIKETSNQLTDIPTAILTGFPSVIGNWDAKVRNTGLEASFTYKLIEKKDWNVNLGFNISANRNKLVSYPNIENSPYATRFKVGKSLSTEYLLHLIGVDPLTGEYAFYDYNKDGVAKINLNTVAGTNDDDRYIERDRNPTFYGGFVPSVYYKNINFRMNFQFRKQYGLNALAGESVGRMVNMFLPEELIRNHWQKPGDNSQYQRYTTGGGSNIYTSDGSFTDASFVRLTNASISYSFTDKLLKKTGMKGCMISIDAQNLFFISRYKGLDPEIQNLSNVPNPRIITTNISINF; via the coding sequence ATGCTTAATTTGAACTCCTGGCCTGCTGTTACCAGCAAAAAATATCTGCCCTTAGAAAAACGACGGAGATTCAGTGTATTACTGACTGTGCTGCTGCTGGTCCTGTTTCAAATACCCCTCACCGTTAGTGCACAGAAGATAACTTATAGCGGAAAGAAAGTGCCTCTCCAGAAGCTGTTCAAAGAGATCAAAAAACAAACCAGCTACGTGGTGGTGTTCAATCCCAAAATACTGGACAGTTCCATCACTGCCACAGTGAATGTAAAAGATCAGCCACTGGAAGAATTCATGCGTACTATCCTGAACAATACACCACTTGTGTACAGCATTGTAGGAACAACCATTGTTGTGGCTAAGAAACAAGCTACATCTGGAACCGGAAATGCAGACGGGGGTGCCATGTTTGTGGTGGCGCCCCGGGACATTACCGGAAATGTATACGATAGTAAGTCCAATCAGCCACTTGCGTTTGTGAGTATCCTGGTGGCAGGCGCTTCCAGGGGCACACAAACCAATGAACGCGGTGCTTTCACGCTCAGGAAAGTGGAAGAAACAGATAAGATCACCTTTACTTTCATCGGGTATGAATCCATGACACTGCTGGCGAAAGACCTGGAATCTAGTATATCTGTTAGAATGAAACTCGCTACCAATGAACTTGACCAGGCCGTAGTGAAAGCATACGGCGTAACCAGCAAAAGACTGAATACGGGCAGCATTGCCCGCGTAACAGCAGAAGAGATCGAAAGGCAACCAGTGATGAACCCACTGCTGGCTTTGCAGGGCCGGGTGCCTGGTCTTGTGATGACACCTACCTCCGGCAATTCAAGTTCTCCGGTTAAGATCGAGATCAGGGGAAGGAATTCCATCGACCCTTTGCAACTGACAGATCCATTGTATGTGATCGATGGCATTCCCATCAACCAGGTGAATTTACAGGGCGCTGTTCAGGACGGCGTTTCTTATGGTGTTGAGCAGGCAGGCGCTGCTTATCTGAAAGGACAGAGCCCGCTATTTGCCATTAATCCACGCGATATTGAAAGTATTGAAATATTGAAAGATGCCGATGCTACGGCTATCTATGGCTCCAGGGCTGCCAATGGCGTGATACTGGTCAATACCAAAAAAGGCAGGCCAGGTAAAACCAAACTGGATCTATCCTACACGGATGGATTGGTAATGCCTGCCCGTCATGTGAAAATGCTGAGCACACCAGAATACCTGGCAATCCGGAGAGAAGCTTTTAAGAATGACGGCATCTATAATCCTTCCCTGGAGGCAGCACCTGATCTGTTGTTGTGGGACAGTACCCGGCAAACGGACTGGCAAAAGCAGGTACTGGGAACAGGAAGGTCCAGTCTGGCTTCCGTTACCTTATCCGGCGGCGATACACGTAATACCTTTCGCCTGAATGCTTCTTATGACAAAGTGGTGGATCTGATGGCCACTTCTGGTTCCACACAGCGTGGCGCTTTTGCTTTCAATTTCAGACATCGCAGCCCGGATGAAAAACTGACGGTGGAAGCCATCCTCAATTACGGCACTACCAAAGTGGATGCTGTAACGTACACTTCCAATATCTATAATTTACCGCCCAATGCCCCTCCAATTTATAAAGAAGATGGCAAGCTGAACTTTGATGGCTGGAGGATCGGATATGGTGTGATGCAAAAGTTCGCTTTCGGTTATTTATTGCAGCCGATAATCTCCAAAACCAATCAGTTCAGTGGTAATATCAATATCACCTATGAATTGTTACCCGGCCTTACAGTGGGAACGAGGGCAAGTATTAATAATTCACTCAACAACAACCAGCGCCTTGTTCCTTCAACATCATTAGACCCACTTGGGTATGCAATGCCCGAAGCCATGTTCGGAACCACCAAAGGCACTAACATGGTATTGGATCCTCAGATCACCTATAACACAATGATAGGAAGAGGAAGGTTAACTGCGCAGCTGATGGGCAATTACCAATATTCAACAATGCGTGGATTGACCAACTGGGGCATGGGTTATACCAACGACAACATGCTTAATACCATCAATAATGCTCCCATAAAAATTACAGTGGAGAATTTTGGTGAAAACAAATTCGTTTCGCTCCGCACTTTACTCAACTATAACTGGGATAACAAATACATCATTAACCTCAGTGCCGCACGTGATGGCTCTTCCCGATTTGCGCCGGGCAAGCAATTCGGTCAGTTCGGATCAGTTGGCCTGGGCTGGATCTCATCCGATGAGCCCTGGATGAGAAATTTGTTGCCTGAATGGTTCAGCTTCCTCAAATTCAACGGAAGCTATGGAATTACAGGTTCAGACCTGGGGCAGGACTATCGCTATCTTTCTCGCTGGAGTGTAACAGACCCTGCCGAATACCAGATGCCCGTATGGGCCTATGGTGGCATTCAAAGCTATCTTCCCATACAGGCAGTGAACGACCAATACCACTGGCAATCCAACAAACAGATCAACCTGGCAACTACTATGGGTTTCTGGAAAGACAGGCTCACTGTAAATGTTGAATACTATATAAAAGAGACCAGCAACCAGTTGACTGATATCCCCACCGCGATCCTGACCGGCTTCCCCAGTGTGATCGGCAACTGGGATGCGAAAGTGCGTAATACAGGTCTGGAAGCGTCTTTTACTTATAAACTGATTGAAAAGAAAGACTGGAACGTTAATCTCGGGTTCAATATATCAGCCAATCGTAATAAGCTGGTTTCATATCCGAATATCGAGAACTCTCCCTATGCTACCCGTTTCAAAGTGGGTAAATCCCTCTCAACAGAATACTTGCTGCATTTGATAGGTGTTGATCCGCTTACAGGAGAATATGCATTCTATGATTACAATAAAGATGGTGTTGCCAAGATCAACCTGAATACAGTGGCAGGAACAAATGATGATGACCGTTATATAGAAAGGGATCGAAATCCAACGTTCTATGGTGGTTTTGTTCCCTCGGTTTATTATAAGAATATCAACTTCCGCATGAACTTTCAATTCCGGAAGCAGTATGGATTGAATGCACTTGCCGGGGAATCTGTGGGAAGGATGGTGAATATGTTCCTGCCAGAGGAGCTGATCAGGAATCACTGGCAAAAGCCTGGCGATAACAGTCAGTACCAGCGATACACCACCGGAGGGGGATCCAATATTTATACATCCGATGGCTCTTTTACCGATGCATCTTTTGTGCGCCTTACCAATGCCTCCATCAGTTATTCATTTACGGACAAACTGCTTAAGAAAACAGGAATGAAAGGATGTATGATTTCCATCGATGCGCAGAACCTGTTCTTCATATCGCGCTACAAAGGGCTGGACCCGGAGATTCAAAACCTGTCCAATGTTCCCAACCCAAGGATCATTACCACCAATATTTCCATCAACTTCTAA
- a CDS encoding FecR family protein, giving the protein MNNQKGKLEYDGVSSKVEWHTLTTPRGGQYNLKLPDGTEVWLNAASSITFPNSFATGERKVKISGEAYFEVAQKKDQPFKVDIDGKAAVEVLGTHFNINAYTDEPYIATTLTEGAIKMIDRQQTAVLSPGQQARISTKGMNVLKDADTDLVLAWKNGLFRFENSPINDVLRQFARWYDVEVVIEQNDPDILFTGEVNRNLTLLQAMIVLEKMGVHFTLEERRLTIKP; this is encoded by the coding sequence GTGAACAATCAAAAAGGAAAACTGGAATACGATGGGGTCAGCAGCAAAGTTGAATGGCATACCTTAACTACTCCGCGTGGTGGACAATATAACCTGAAACTGCCTGATGGCACAGAAGTGTGGCTCAATGCAGCATCGTCCATCACATTCCCTAACAGTTTTGCTACAGGAGAACGCAAAGTGAAAATAAGTGGTGAAGCTTATTTTGAAGTTGCTCAAAAGAAAGACCAGCCTTTTAAAGTGGATATCGATGGAAAAGCAGCCGTGGAAGTGTTGGGCACGCATTTCAATATCAATGCCTATACTGATGAACCATATATTGCAACAACCTTGACCGAGGGCGCTATCAAAATGATCGACAGACAACAAACTGCTGTTCTTTCCCCGGGTCAGCAGGCAAGGATCAGCACAAAGGGCATGAATGTGTTGAAAGATGCCGATACAGACCTCGTTCTTGCCTGGAAGAATGGCTTGTTCCGGTTTGAGAATTCGCCAATCAATGATGTGTTGCGTCAATTTGCAAGATGGTACGATGTGGAGGTGGTGATAGAACAAAATGATCCTGATATCTTGTTCACCGGCGAAGTGAACCGCAATCTTACCTTATTGCAGGCAATGATTGTACTGGAAAAAATGGGCGTACATTTCACGCTGGAAGAAAGACGCCTGACCATTAAGCCTTAG
- a CDS encoding RNA polymerase sigma factor → MNCPSNVFALIDFSLFNTDPALLQRFSQGDQQAFASIYGQYHSLIYNYLLKFTKNPTLAEDLLHDIFLKIWDARERVDIKTSFSAYLFGLARNTVITQLNRMSLYDAIRDEMLSNAELELHPRHLMNKVEAREYEELLEKAINSLPPQRKEAFILCRQQGKTYEEAAIIMNISKNTLKQHLQLSVKSIKEYLLEHGNISLLMILVAFN, encoded by the coding sequence TTGAACTGCCCTTCAAATGTTTTTGCATTGATCGATTTTTCACTTTTTAATACCGACCCCGCCTTACTCCAGCGCTTTTCACAGGGAGATCAGCAAGCATTTGCCTCTATATACGGACAGTATCATTCACTCATCTATAATTACCTTCTCAAGTTCACAAAAAATCCAACGCTGGCAGAAGACCTGCTGCACGATATCTTCCTCAAAATATGGGATGCCCGCGAACGGGTAGACATAAAAACCTCCTTCAGCGCTTACCTGTTCGGCCTGGCCAGGAACACTGTGATCACACAACTCAACCGGATGTCTTTATATGATGCCATCCGTGATGAGATGCTGAGCAATGCAGAACTGGAACTGCATCCGCGTCACCTGATGAACAAAGTGGAAGCGAGGGAATATGAAGAGTTACTGGAAAAAGCCATCAACAGTTTGCCTCCCCAACGGAAAGAAGCTTTCATCCTCTGCAGGCAGCAGGGCAAAACATATGAAGAAGCTGCTATTATCATGAACATTTCAAAGAATACTTTGAAACAACATTTGCAACTGTCTGTGAAATCGATCAAAGAGTATTTGCTGGAGCATGGGAACATCTCTCTGCTGATGATCCTGGTGGCTTTCAATTAA